Proteins encoded by one window of Dioscorea cayenensis subsp. rotundata cultivar TDr96_F1 chromosome 6, TDr96_F1_v2_PseudoChromosome.rev07_lg8_w22 25.fasta, whole genome shotgun sequence:
- the LOC120262842 gene encoding uncharacterized protein LOC120262842 → MATSSQNSSFTAGPPMDIFSNNAGELNSVYTDVVGEHDLMIVGPGVLGRIVAEKWQQEYPNSQIYGQTMTTNHHDELIKIGIKPFLRDTKFSHKFPYVIFCAPPFPTTDYPNDLRSAGLNWSGKGSFLFTSSTAVYDCNDNGLCDEDFPLVPIGRSSRTDVLLKAENAALEAGGCVLRLVGLYNSDKGPHMYWLEKGTVESRPDHILNLIHYKDVASLSIAILKKNLRNRIFVGCDNHPLSRQDIMDAVSQSGKFDKNFNGFTGTDDPLGKKIYNTKTRAELGWEPKYQSFRQFLGLTD, encoded by the exons ACATTTTTTCTAACAACGCAGGAGAGCTGAATTCTGTTTACACTGATGTTGTCGGTGAACATGATTTAATGATAGTGGGGCCTGGAGTGCTTGGCCGCATTGTTGCAGAAAAATGGCAGCAG GAATATCCGAATAGCCAAATTTATGGGCAAACCATGACAACAAATCATCATGATGAACTAATCAAAATTGGCATCAAACCTTTCTTAAGAGACACAAAGTTTAGCCATAAGTTCCCTTATGTAATTTTCTGTGCTCCTCCATTCCCTACTACTGATTACCCGAATGATCTCAG ATCAGCAGGTTTAAACTGGAGCGGTAAAGGTTCTTTCTTATTTACGTCAAGCACTGCTGTTTACGATTGCAACGATAATGGATTATGCGATGAG GACTTTCCATTAGTACCTATTGGCAGAAGCTCTCGAACCGATGTCCTTCTAAAAGCAGAAAACGCGGCTCTTGAGGCCGGAGGTTGTGTTCTAAGATTAGTCGGGCTTTAT AATTCGGACAAAGGTCCACATATGTACTGGCTGGAAAAAGGAACGGTCGAAAGTCGTCCTGATCATATACTCAATCTCATTCATTACAAG GATGTTGCCTCTCTTTCGATAGCAATCCTAAAGAAAAATCTCCGAAACCGAATTTTTGTAGGTTGTGATAATCATCCTCTATCCAG GCAAGACATTATGGATGCTGTGAGTCAGAGTGGGAAATTTGATAAGAATTTCAATGGATTTACAG GAACTGATGATCCATtgggaaagaaaatatataacacAAAAACGAGAGCTGAACTTGGTTGGGAGCCAAAATATCAGAGTTTTCGCCAGTTCTTAGGATTAACAGATTGA